Within the Novosphingobium pentaromativorans US6-1 genome, the region CTCGATCTCTCCATAGCGGCCCTGCGCCTTGCCGCGTTCCGCCCAGTCGGCAACCGCCGCAAGGGCCTCTGCCGTAGTGGCGATCCACGCGAATCCGTGGACCAACCGCTGGTGTTCATCCGCGGCGGAGCTGTCAACCCGCCCGCCAGGCGCGATTGTCTGCGCGACTTTCGCCTGCGCTGCTGCAGCATAGGCGCGCGCGGCTTCCGCGGCGGTCTTGGCCGAGGCGATCCAGTCGGTTGTCGCCTGATCAATTGTAGCGGTGTGGGTCATCGATATTCCACCTTTGCAGTCATAGCTGTCGCGCCGTCGCAGCGCATTGCGCGCACTTCGTCGTTCGTACCCTGCAGCACGATCGGCTGGCCGAGGAAAAGCGGCGATTGCGCGCGGAAGTTGAAGCGGGCGAGTGGCCCCTGTCGTCCGGCGAAACCCGCAAGTTTCGCGGCCGTGAAAGGGCCATGGACGATAAGCGCTGGATAGCCTTCCTCGCCCTGGGTGTAAGGCAGGTCATAGTGAATGCGGTGGCTGTTGAACGTCACCGCCGAAAATCTGAAAAGGTTCACCGGCCCTGGGTGCCATACCTCGCCATCGGGCGCAGTTTCTGCGGGGACCGGGAGTGGGGCGGGATCGCCCATCTCGCGATAGACATAGCTTTGTCGCTCGCGAATGCGCACCGCACCATCCTGACTGATGACACGATCGACCTCGACGAAGATCAGATCGCCCGATCGGCCGCTCTTGTGGTTCACCTCTGCCACGGTGCTCACCATTTCGGCCTTGTGCCCCAGTAGCAGGGGGGCTTCGAAGACGATATCGGCGGCCGCGAACATGCGGCGGGGAAGGGTGATCGCGGGGAGGAATCCTCCGCGCCGGGGATGGCCGTCCTCGCCGATCTCGGCATCGGTCGGCTGCGGCAGGAAGAAGGCCCAGTGGGGCAAAGGCGGCAGGACCGTTTCCACCGCCGGGTCGGCGTCGACCGCTAGCGCGTAGCGGCGCAGGCTCTCGTGCTCGAGCACTTCGCTCCGGGTTTCGGCGCGGCCGACCGCGCCTTTCCATTCCTCAAGCGCGGCGAGGTCGAGATTGCTCATGCCTTGGCTCCCGATATGATCCCGGCATCGTGCAGCTTGCCGATTTCGCCGCTGCCCATGCCGAGCAGGGTTGCGAGGATTTCGTCACTATGCTGGCCGATCGACGGGCTGGCCGCCGCCGGAAAGCGCTCTTCCGCAGGAATGCGCGCGGCTGCACCTGGGGTGGGATAGCAGTCGCCGCCTGCATGGGTGACCTCGCCGAAAATCGGATTTTCGCCGAAGAGGCGAGGCTCTTGCGCAAGCGACTGCGAGAGCGTGCGGTATATCGACCAGGTACAACCAGTTGAATCGAATACCTCTGCGCAGGCGGACAGCGGCAGCTTGCTCAGCGCGCCTTCTACCAGTGCATCGACGCGCGCGCGATGGGTGAAGCGCGCACCTTCATCGCTGGCGAAATCCACGCCCAGTTCGGATTCCAGCGCGGCAATATCACCGGCAATGCCAAGTGCCTTGATGAGCCCGGTCCACTGGCGCGGGGTGATCGCAACGATCATTACACGCTCTCCGTCCGCCGTGCCGAAGTCGCGCCCGAATGCCCCAAACAGATTGTTGCCGGAGCGTGGACGGTCTCCCCCGCTCAACAGCGTCTCGGCGACATTGCCAAGATTGCCCATGGTGGCAGCCGCCAGATCGGAGAGGGCAAGGCGCACTTCGCGGCCCTTGCCAGAAGCCTGCCGTTCGCGCTCCGCCGCCAGCAGCGCGAAGGCGCCATAGGCGCCTGCGAGCAGGTCCCATGCGGGAAGAACGTGATTGACGGGGCGCGGATCGTCGGGGTGGCCGGTCAGCCAAGGCAGGCCGACGCTGGCATTTATTGTATAGTCGACGGCCGGCGTCCCGTCGGCCCAGCCCATCACGCGCAGGCAGACGAGATCGTCGCGCAGGGCGGACAGCTTCTCATAGGAAAGGAACCCGCTGACCGGGAAATTGGTGACGAAAAGTCCGTCGCCCGATGTTGCCACCCGCTGCGCCAGTTCGCGCCCGGCCGGATCGGACAGGTTGATGGCAAGGCTCTTCTTGCCCTTGTTCAACCCTTCCCAATAGAGGCTCTGCCCTTTGGGGCCGATCGGCCAGCGTGCGCTGTCCGGTCCGCCGCCGATCTGGTCGAAGCGGATGACGGTGGCGCCCATCTGCGCCATGTGCAGAGTGCAGCTGGGGCCGGCGATAAAGGCTGCACCTTCGACGACGGTCAGGCCGGAAAGCAGATTATACATCGCTATGCAGGCTCATAGGCCGACAGTCTAAGCTGTGCGCGGCGGCGCAGCCACAGGCTGGGACGATAACGGTCAGACCCGGTGATTTCCTGCAATCGGCTCATGATCGTGAAGACCTTGGCAGTGCCGAGCCAGTCGGCAATTTCGATCGGACCCTTGGGATAGTTTTGCGCCAGCTTCATCGCCAGGTCGATGTCCTGGGGAGTGGACACTCCGATTTGCGCCAGTTCGCAACCCAGGTTCGCGATCATGCCCAGGATCCGCTGCAGGACGAAGCCGGGCGAATCCTGGATGACCTCCACCGTGAAGCCAAGGCCGCGCAGCCAGTCGGCGACCTTCGCCGCTGCATCGCCGCCGCCGACCGCGCTCATCACGGTGAGGTGTCTGATCTCCGCCGCTGTCAGGTCAACCGCAACGGTGGTCTTGGGATCGAGCCCCAGCCGCACGCAGGCAGTCGCCGTATCTTCGCCGATCGGAGCGATCAGCGTCACCTCGTCACCGGCCGCAAAGCCCGGCAATCCGGTGATCGCCTCCCAGCCTTCGCCTTCGCCGATTGTCGGCTTCACCGTCACCGGTGTGGCGGGCGCAGCGGGGGAGGGAGGGGCCTTCGCGCCATCGGAATAGTCGAAGAAGCCGCGGCCTGTCTTGCGGCCGAAGAGTCCCGCGTTCGACATCAGTTCGTGCAGGGTTGTCGTCTTCAACCGGGGATCGTGCTGATAGCCTTCATAAATATAAGTAGAGGCGGCAAAGTTCACGTCGATGCCGGTCAGGTCCATCAGTTCGAACGGCCCCATGCGGAAACCGGCACCGTCTCGCAGGATGCGGTCGATAGTGGCGGGATCGGCAACGCCTTCCTGCGCGATTGCCAGGCCTTCAAGCGCGAGCGCGCGCCCTTGAAGATTGACCAGGAAGCCCGGGGCGTCCTTGACCGTTACCGGCGTCTTGCCGATCTGTCTGGACACCTTTTCCGCGAAGTCCGCCATTTCGGACGACGTTGCGGGCGCAACGACGACTTCGACCAGCTTCATGAGCGGTACGGGATTGAAGAAGTGAAGTCCGCAGACCCGCTCCTTGTGGCTGCAGTTCGCTGCGATGGCCGCGACTGACAGTGACGAAGTATTGGTGGCCAGCAACGTATCGGGGCTGACGACTGCCTCAAGATCGGCAAATACCTTCTGCTTGATGTCGAGCCGCTCGACGATAGCCTCGATGACCACCTCGCAAGGCGCCAGGTCCGAAAGGTCCTTGGCAAGTACCAGATTGTTCCTGGCCTTTTCGGTAAAGCCTTCGGCCAGCTTACCCTTTTCTTCCATGCGGGCAATATGACCGAAGATGTCGTTCGCCGCCTTGTCCAGCGCGGCTGCATTGACGTCGAAAAGTACGACGGTCAGGTCCGCTGTGAGCCCGATTTGCGCAATGCCTGCGCCCATAGGTCCGGCGCCTACGACACCCAGCGTATTGAGGTTCATCTTTTAATCTCCCGCCGGCGCTACAAGGGGCGCGTCGGCTTAATTGCAACAGGCTCTCGTCCAGCTCGGCCGGGGCCAATTCTTCCCGCGCGGCTCGGCGCTTCCGCCCTAGATCTTCAATCCGGCTTCGCGCAACAGGGCCTTGGCGATGATCGTCTGCTGCACCTGGCTGGTGCCTTCGTAGATCCGCATAAGGCGCACGTCACGGTAGAAACGCTCTACCTTGTACTCGGCCATATAGCCTGCCCCGCCGTGGATCTGCACGGCCCTGTCAGCCACGCGGCCCAGCGCTTCGGACGCGAAATACTTGGTTGATGCCACATCGCGGGAGACTTTCTCGCCCGCATCGAAGCGCCGCGCGACATCCTGGGTCATGACCCATGCCGCGTAGGCATCGGTGCGGCTGTCGGCGATCATGCCCTGGACCAGCTGGAACTCTCCGATAGCCTGGCCGAACTGCTTGCGCTCCACGGCGTAGTTGACGCTTTCCTTGACCAGTCTTTCGCACATGCCGCTGGAAAGGGCTGACAGGTGGATTCGGCCACGGTCGAGTACTTTCATCGCGGTCTTGAAACCGCGCTCAGGCACGCCGCCGATGATGTTCGCAGCGGGAACCATGACGTCGTCGAAGATGACGTCGCAGGTCATCGTTCCCTTCTGGCCCATCTTCTTGTCAAGTTTGCCGAAGCTGATGCCCGGTGTGTCGGCGGGCAGGATGAATGCCGTGATGCCGGCCGCGCCCTTCACCTCGGGCTTGGTGCGGGCCATCACCGTGAACATCCCCGCCCGGGGCGCATTGGTGATATAGCGCTTGGTGCCGTTGAGGCGGTAGACGTCGCCTTCCTGGATCGCGGTCGTCGAGATCGATGCCGCATCCGAACCGCTGTTCGGTTCGGTCAAGGCGAAGCTTGCGAACATGCCCTCGGCCAGCTTGGGCAGCCATTCGGCTTTCTGCTCTTCGGTGCCGTCCATGACGATGCCCTGGCTGCCAATGCCGACGGTCGTGCCGATGACCGAGCGATAGGCGAAACTCGTCCGGCCAAGCTCATAAATGACCTGGATTTCCTCGCTGGCAGTCAGGCCCAGCCCGCCATACTGCTCGGGCACCGTCAGGCCAAACAGCCCCAGATCGCGCATTTCCGCGATGATCTCATCGGGAACCGCATCCTCTTCCTCGACGCGGTCCTCGTTCGGAATCAATCGTTCGTCGACGAAGCGGCGCACGGTTTCGCGCAGCATGGCAAAGGTTTCGGTATCCATGGATCCTCGTACAATCAAAATTGGCGTCGTCATGAAATGCAATTGCATTACCTCTATTGTGATAATCCGACATTTGCAAGGCGATGTGTGGCTAGCGGAATCGCCCCCCGCATGCGCCGCTGCGAAGCCGCATTCAGGGCGATGGGAGGGGGAGGTGGGAAAAGCTGTCCAAGGGATGGCACTTGCTGCGCGGAAGCATGAGTCGGCCGAAACCGGCGCCCGGGTGGGATCGGCTCGATTCCGGTGTTTTGGGCCGGCTTCCTGCCAATTATGTTGTCAGTCTTCTTGCGGGGTATAACCTTTTCCGCTAACTGTTTTAGGAAATACAAATCTTCAAAAAAATGATCGGAGGATGCCCTTATGAACGCGCTGGTAAAGCCCGAAAGCCTGCAGGGCGTGCATGTCGTCGACGCTGATACCCACGTCACCGAGGTCCACGACCTCTGGACCTCTCGCGCTTCCCCCAAGTTCAGGGACCGGGTTCCGCAGGTGAAGCAGGTCGATGGCGAACTGGCCTGGTACATAGACGGCGAGTATCGCATGGGACCGGCGATGACGTCCTGCTGCATCCGCAAGGACGGGTCGAAGTCCTTCGGATTCGACTTGGTTAAGATGACGATCCAGGATGTTTATGAAGGCGCCTTCGACGTCAAGGCGCGGGTCGCCTACATGGACGAGGCGGGCTTTTCTGCGCAGATCGCCTATCCCAATCTTCTGGGCTTCGGAAATCAGAAGTCCATGAAGGTCGATCCTGAATTGCGGTTGGTGACAACCCAGATCTTCAATGATGCCAGCGCCGAGATGCAGGCCGACTCGGGCAATCGCGTCTTTCCGATGATCCTGCTTCCCTGGTGGGATATCGAAGCGAGCGTGAAGGAAGCGGAGCGCTGCCACGCAATGGGCCTGCGCGGGGTCAACTTGAACTCCGACCCGCAGATTCAGGGCTATCCCGTTCTTGGCGATCCGCATTGGGATCCGCTTTGGGAGGCGTGTTCGTCGCTCGACCTGCCGATCAATTTCCATATCGGCGGCGGAATGGAAAACTCCGACTGGTACGGGCAGGGAGGCTGGCCGACCGACGATCCGAACCTGAAAATGGCGTTCGGTTCTTCGCAGATGCCGCTCACGAATTATCGCGTGCTTTCCAACATCATCCTGTCGCGCTTCCTCGAGAAATGGCCGAAGCTGAACATCGTCTCCGTCGAAAGCGGCGTGACATGGATTCCGTTCATGCTGGAATCGCTGGAATATCAGATGCAGGACCAGGGCATCGAATATGAGCTCTCCCCGCTGGAGATCTTCCGAAGGCAGATCTACGCCTGTTTCTGGTACGATCAGGTCTTGTTGCCGGAAGCTGCGCGTCACCTCGGCACCGATCATTTGCTTTTCGAGACAGACTTTCCGCATCCGACCTGCGCTTATCCCAATGCGCTTGAACGCATCGAGA harbors:
- a CDS encoding acyl-CoA dehydrogenase family protein encodes the protein MDTETFAMLRETVRRFVDERLIPNEDRVEEEDAVPDEIIAEMRDLGLFGLTVPEQYGGLGLTASEEIQVIYELGRTSFAYRSVIGTTVGIGSQGIVMDGTEEQKAEWLPKLAEGMFASFALTEPNSGSDAASISTTAIQEGDVYRLNGTKRYITNAPRAGMFTVMARTKPEVKGAAGITAFILPADTPGISFGKLDKKMGQKGTMTCDVIFDDVMVPAANIIGGVPERGFKTAMKVLDRGRIHLSALSSGMCERLVKESVNYAVERKQFGQAIGEFQLVQGMIADSRTDAYAAWVMTQDVARRFDAGEKVSRDVASTKYFASEALGRVADRAVQIHGGAGYMAEYKVERFYRDVRLMRIYEGTSQVQQTIIAKALLREAGLKI
- a CDS encoding amidohydrolase family protein codes for the protein MNALVKPESLQGVHVVDADTHVTEVHDLWTSRASPKFRDRVPQVKQVDGELAWYIDGEYRMGPAMTSCCIRKDGSKSFGFDLVKMTIQDVYEGAFDVKARVAYMDEAGFSAQIAYPNLLGFGNQKSMKVDPELRLVTTQIFNDASAEMQADSGNRVFPMILLPWWDIEASVKEAERCHAMGLRGVNLNSDPQIQGYPVLGDPHWDPLWEACSSLDLPINFHIGGGMENSDWYGQGGWPTDDPNLKMAFGSSQMPLTNYRVLSNIILSRFLEKWPKLNIVSVESGVTWIPFMLESLEYQMQDQGIEYELSPLEIFRRQIYACFWYDQVLLPEAARHLGTDHLLFETDFPHPTCAYPNALERIERSAAGFTPDERAKVFGDNAINLYNLPTEGFESMRRAA
- a CDS encoding CoA transferase; translated protein: MYNLLSGLTVVEGAAFIAGPSCTLHMAQMGATVIRFDQIGGGPDSARWPIGPKGQSLYWEGLNKGKKSLAINLSDPAGRELAQRVATSGDGLFVTNFPVSGFLSYEKLSALRDDLVCLRVMGWADGTPAVDYTINASVGLPWLTGHPDDPRPVNHVLPAWDLLAGAYGAFALLAAERERQASGKGREVRLALSDLAAATMGNLGNVAETLLSGGDRPRSGNNLFGAFGRDFGTADGERVMIVAITPRQWTGLIKALGIAGDIAALESELGVDFASDEGARFTHRARVDALVEGALSKLPLSACAEVFDSTGCTWSIYRTLSQSLAQEPRLFGENPIFGEVTHAGGDCYPTPGAAARIPAEERFPAAASPSIGQHSDEILATLLGMGSGEIGKLHDAGIISGAKA
- a CDS encoding 3-hydroxyacyl-CoA dehydrogenase, with product MNLNTLGVVGAGPMGAGIAQIGLTADLTVVLFDVNAAALDKAANDIFGHIARMEEKGKLAEGFTEKARNNLVLAKDLSDLAPCEVVIEAIVERLDIKQKVFADLEAVVSPDTLLATNTSSLSVAAIAANCSHKERVCGLHFFNPVPLMKLVEVVVAPATSSEMADFAEKVSRQIGKTPVTVKDAPGFLVNLQGRALALEGLAIAQEGVADPATIDRILRDGAGFRMGPFELMDLTGIDVNFAASTYIYEGYQHDPRLKTTTLHELMSNAGLFGRKTGRGFFDYSDGAKAPPSPAAPATPVTVKPTIGEGEGWEAITGLPGFAAGDEVTLIAPIGEDTATACVRLGLDPKTTVAVDLTAAEIRHLTVMSAVGGGDAAAKVADWLRGLGFTVEVIQDSPGFVLQRILGMIANLGCELAQIGVSTPQDIDLAMKLAQNYPKGPIEIADWLGTAKVFTIMSRLQEITGSDRYRPSLWLRRRAQLRLSAYEPA
- a CDS encoding MaoC family dehydratase N-terminal domain-containing protein; the protein is MSNLDLAALEEWKGAVGRAETRSEVLEHESLRRYALAVDADPAVETVLPPLPHWAFFLPQPTDAEIGEDGHPRRGGFLPAITLPRRMFAAADIVFEAPLLLGHKAEMVSTVAEVNHKSGRSGDLIFVEVDRVISQDGAVRIRERQSYVYREMGDPAPLPVPAETAPDGEVWHPGPVNLFRFSAVTFNSHRIHYDLPYTQGEEGYPALIVHGPFTAAKLAGFAGRQGPLARFNFRAQSPLFLGQPIVLQGTNDEVRAMRCDGATAMTAKVEYR